ATGTCGCCGTAGTCCCAGAAGCCGTACCAACGGCGCTGCTCCACCTGGTCCTTGTAGTAGGTGAAGAGGAAGTCGAGGTGGTCCTCGATCTTCGCCTTGGCGGGCGTGGAGCGGTCGGGCTCGGAGTACAGGCCCGGGCCGAAGACCTTGGCCTTGATGAGCTGCTTGGGCGGCGCGGCGAGCTGCGGCAGCACCCGTACGGCCTCGACCTGTTCGGCGAGTTCTGCCGGGGCCGGCGTCGTCTCGTTGGCCCAGAACAACAGCTCCGACGTACGCGCGATGCCGTACGGCGTGCCGAACTCGGGCTCGTAGTCCTCGTACGTGATGTTGAGGCCTTCGAGCTGCTCGGCGAAGGTGTCCTGGCCCATGCCGTCGTGGTAGAAGCGCAGGTCCATCGGCTGTGCCTCGGGCGACCAGAGCCAGAGGGTGACCTCGGCCTCGTCGGTCTGGGCGTCGCGGATGTCGAGCTGGGCGGGGAACTTCTCCCAGAAGTCCCGCAGGCCGAAGGAGAGTCCGCCGCTCGCGCCACCGACGTAGCCGAAGCCTGATGCCCGCTTGCCGCCGCCGGCCCCGATCCAGCCGTGGCCCTTCTTGGTGCGCTTGCGCAGGGTGAAGCCGTCGGCGGAGAGCTGGGAGAGGGTGTAGTCGCCCCACTCGGGGATGTACTGGAGGCGGGTGGTGACCCGCTGGTCCCAGGTGGCCGGGTCGGGCAGCTTCTCGCCCGCGTACTGCGCCGCCTGCACGGCCGCGCCCGGGTCCCGGCGCAGCCCGGTGATGCCCTTGACGGCCTCGCGCAGCAGACCGGTGCCGTCACCGCCGATGCGGATGTGACGGTCGTAGGACTGGTCGCGCATCGGCACGGTGAAGCGGACGCCGATGCCGCGGATGAAGTCACCACTGGCCTTGCCCGGCTCCTGGGTGCCGTCGAAGGTGATGGTGTGCACCATGCGGAAGGAGTCGGCGCCGGCGTAGAAGTACAGACGGATGGAGAACGGCAGCCAGCTCCGGCTGCCCTTGCGGTGCTTGCCGTCGATGCGGACGACCGCGCGGACCGGTCCGTCCTGCTCGACGGTGACCTCGGAGATGGCGCCGTCGAAGCGCTCGGTCCTGACCGCGCCCTGGTCCTCGTCCTCGATCTCGGGCTGGCGGATCAGCACGAGCTTGCCGTTCTTGGCGATCTCGGTGGAGCCGCGGGTGACCGACTTGATCAGGGTGGCGCCGGACTTGCCGATCTTCGCGGCGATGACGCCGGTGGAGACGGTGATGGTGCCGCCGCTCTTGTCGACGGTGACCTTCTTGTCCGGTACGGCGGCCTCACCGGCGGCGAGGGTGAGCTTGCCGTTGCCCGAACTCACGGCGTGGGCGGTCCACTTGAGGGATCCGTCCGGCCAGTAGGCGATCGGCCAGGACTGCACGGGTACGGACGTGCCGTCCGCGTCCGTCAGCGCGAAGGTCTGGTCCTCCTGGTAAGTGCCCTTGGGCCAGGGCACGCCGAGGGTGGAGCCGGGCGCGGCACCCAGCCCGCCGTCCTCCAGCCAGTCCAGGGTCACGGGACTGTCGTCGGCCTCCGCGGCTCTTGGCGCGGCCTGCGCGTCCTTGGCTCCTAGGGCCCAGCTGAACTGTGCGGCGGCGCCGGCCACGGCGGCCGCCTTGAGGATGGACCTGCGGGGGATGGGAGACATAGGGGTCCTGCCTTTCCTTCCGTGCGGGAAGCTTTATCCGTGCAGCTGGTCAGGGGCATGACAGAGAGAGGTACGACGCCCGGGGCGTCGGCCTGGTGCGCGGGCGCCGCCCGTCAGCGACGCCGGTAGCGCTCCTCGACGGCGACGGCCGCCGCCGCGACGGCCCCGAGGACCGGGACCGCCAGCGGTGCGATGAACATGGCGGACAGAGCGACGACGCCCAGCCCGCAGACGATCAGGAAGGACCCGGCGGGGTCGAGCACGGTCCGCCGTACGGCGTCCGCGAGCAGCAGCCGCCAGGCGTCACCGGGCGTCCAGTGCGCCGCCGCCCGCAGCAGGGCCACGGTGAGCCCGATCAGCGCGAAGATGCCGACGGCCCCGACGAGCGGCCCGCCGGGCAGACCGGCCCGCGCGGCCAGCACGTCCACCCAGACCGCGGCGGCCACCGCCCACCCGGCGAGCCCGACGGCCCACCCGCCGCGCAGGGCCGTACGGAAGTCCACGACGAACTCCCGCCAGCCACCGGCCTCGTGCGTCGTACGACGCCGCAGATGCCGTGCGCCGGCGGCGAAGGCCGCGGGATAGGTGACGACCCCGAGACAGGCCACGGCGATCCACACCCCGGTGAGCAGCGACTCCGCGAAGACCGCGAACCGCTCGCCGAACATGGACTCCCTGCGCCGGGAGCGGGCCTTCGCTCGTGCTTCCGCCATGGTGACCGCCTCAGCCCTTTCCGCTCACTTCAGTCCGGACGTCGCCATACCGTCGATGAGATACCGCTGGAAGGCCATGAAGAAGGCGATGACCGGCACCAGCGCCACCAGCGACATCGCGATCATGCTGCCGTAGTTGGAGATGCCCTCCTGATCGCGGAACATCATCAGGCCGAGCGAGACGGTGTACTTGTCCGGGGTGTTGAGGTAGATCAGCGGCCCCATGAAGTCGTTCCAGGCGTTGATGAAGGTGAAGATCGCGCTGGTGATGAGGGCGGGGCGGCACAGCGGCAGCACGATGGACCAGTAGGTCCGCAGATGCCCGCAGCCGTCGAGCTTGGCGGCCTCGTCCAGTTCCTTGGGGAGGCCCCGCATGAACTGCACCATCAGGAAGACGAAGAACGCCTCCGTGGCCAGGAACTTGCCCGCCACGAGCGGCACCAGGGTGTCGGTGAGCTCGAGCTTGCGGAACATCACGTACTGCGGGATGAGCAGGACGTGATACGGCAGCAGCAGCGTGCCGATCATCATCGTGAACAGCAGGTTCCGCCCGGCGAACCGGATCTTGGCGAAGGCGTACGCGGTCAGCGAGCTGGACAGCACGACACCGGCCACGGCGAGCCCCGCGTACATCAGCGAGTTCGTGAAGAACGTGCTGATGGAGATGCCGGAGATACCGTCGGCGAGCCCGGAGAAGTTCTCCCAGACCGGCTTGACGGGCAGCAGGTCGATGCTGGCGATGATGTCCTTGCTCGGCTTGAACGAGGCACCGAGCACCCAGATCACCGGGTACAGGACGACTGCGAGGACGGCGAGCGAGCCCACGTGCCAGGCGATCGAACCGGTGCGCTTGCGCTCGTCGGCGGTGCGCACGACAGGGGTGCTGACACTGGTCACTTGGCGGCCTCCTCGTAGTGCACCCACTTCTTCTGCGACCAGAACAGGACCGCCGTGACCAGCGCCACCGCGACCACCAGCGTCCAGGCCATCGCGGAGGCGAAGCCCATCTGGGCCTCCTTGAAGCCCTTCTGGTAGAGGTAACAGGTGTAGACGAGGGTGGCGTCGGCCGGCCCGCACTGGGTGTTGGAGACCACGTAGGCGGACCCGAACACCTGGAACGCGTGGATGGACTCCAGCAGCACGTTGAAGAACAGCACCGGTGAGATCATCGGCAGCGTGATGTTCCAGAACCGCCGCAGGGGTCCGGCCCCGTCCATCTCGGCGGCCTCGTACAGCTCCTGCGGAACCTGCTTGAGACCGGCCAGGAAGATGACCATCGGCGCGCCGAACTGCCAGATGCTCAGCGCCACCAGCGCGTAGAGGACGTAGTCCGGGTTGCCGATCCAGCCCCCCACGTCCATGCCGAAGACCTTCTGCGTACGGTCCACGATCGCGTCGTCCGAGAACAGCGCCCGCCACACGAAGCCGACGGAGACGCTGGCGCCGATGAGCGAGGGCATGTAGAAGGCGGCCCGGTACAGCCCCTGCCCGCGCCGCTTCTGCGCGAGCAGCAGCGCGACACCGAGCGCGAGCAGCAGCTTCAGCGGGGTGGCCACGACGACGTACTTCAGCGTGACCTCGACCGACTTCTGCCAGCGCGGGTCCTGGAACATGGTCGTGAAGTTGTCGAAGCCCACCCACTGCGGTGGAGTGAAGAGGTTGTAGCGGGTGAACGCGTAGTACAGCGACGCGATCATCGGCCCCGCCGTGAGCACCAGGAATCCCGCGATCCACGGCGACATGAAGAGATAGCCGACGAGGTTCTCGCGGCGCCGCCCGCGCCGCCCGGCGGCAGGAGCGGCGGACCGCTTCTTCGCCGGGCGCGCGGGCGCTTCCTTGACGAGCGTCATGGTGGTACGTCCCCTCAGCCCGCGAACGCGGCCTTGGCCTCGCTGAACAGCGCCTTGGCGGCGTCGGCCGGCTTGGTCTTGCCCTGGGAGACCTCGCCGCCGATGCGCAGGAAGGCCGCCTCGATGACATCCGCGCCGGACGGGTGCGGGGTGATCTTCCCCAGCACACCGGCCTTGGCGACCTCTTCCTCGTACGCCTTCACGCCCTTGTTCTGGGCGTCAGTGGGCTGGAACGCGTCGTACTGCTCGGTCGTGGAGAGGATGCCGCGGTCGTAACCCATGATCTTGCCGACCTCGGGGTCGTGGACCATGAAGGAGATGAACTGCGCGGCCTCCTTGGGGTGCTTCGTCCCGGAGAAGGCACTGAGCATCAGCGAACCGAGGTACTGGCCGGTCTGCTTGCCGTCCGTGGTGGGGATCGGCGCGAGCCCGTAGTCCGACTCGCCCTCACCCTCGTAACGGATGGAGAAGTTGTCCCAGGTGAACTCAGACGCGGCGAGGCCGGCCGACAGACCCGACTTCGGGTAGACCTGCTCGATCTTCTTGGGGTCGGCGACGAGTCCGGACTTCACGCGCTTGTAGCCGTCGGTCCACCACTGCGTCAGATCGTCCTCGGTGAAGCCGAGATCGGAGTCGGTGAAGAACGCCTTGCCGTTCTGGCGCAGATACAGGTCGTAGAGGTACATGATGCCGAAGTAGCCCGTGTCACCGGCGATCTTCAGCTTGTCCTGGATCGTCTGGAGGGCGTCGAAGTACTCGTCCCAGGTCCAGCCCATCTTCGCCTCGACACCGGCCTTCTTGAAGGCCTTGAGGTCGATGACCAGCGCCATGGTGTTGGCGCCGACGGGGACACCGAGCTGCTTGGCGTCGACCTGACCGTTCGCCAGAACGCCGTTGCGGAAGTTCTCCAGGTCCAGATTCCCGGCGTCCGCCTGCGCCTTGAGGTCCAGAAGAATGCCGCGCTTGTCGTACTTGCGCAGGAAGCCGACAGCATTCTGGAATACGTCCGGCGGATTCCCGCCGGAGGCCTGCGTCTGGAACTTCTCCCAGAACGCGGCGTAGTCGGTGAATTCAGGCTTGATCTTGATCTTCGGGTTCTTCTTCTCGAAGACCGCGATCGCCTTCTTCATCGCGATGGTGCGCGGCTCGCCACCCCACCATGCGTAACGGAGTGTCACCGTCCCGTCTCCGGAACCGCTGTCACCGCCACATGCGGTCGTTGCTCCCAGCCCGATGGTGGCGGCCGAGGCCCCGGCCACCTTCAGGATCGTACGCCTCTCAACATTCTTGCTGGTTCCCATGGTTGGGCCCCCTCCCCGCAGCGTCATTGCCGCCTGCATGAATCGTTTCAAGTAAGCGCTTGCTGGCACAAGCTACGAGGGGCCCAGGAATGCGTCAATGATTCGGACAGGATTTTCTTGCGGGGCCGCCGGGCGAGTTGACGGCGCATCGGAGCCGAGTGATCCCACCGGGGCGGCGAAGTCGCAGGTAGGACGCGGGCATTCGATGGATCGAACGCGAACTGGCCTGTCGCACCCGGACGTTGCCCGGCCGAAACTCGTCGGCGACACGGAGGGCCCGGAACGACGTCGGCCCGCCTGCACTGAAGCAGACGGGCCGACGGTCCGGGTGGGCGATACTGGGTTCGAACCAGTGACCTCTTCGGTGTGAACGAAGCGCTCTCCCACTGAGCTAATCGCCCGGACGCAGGAAGAACATTACCCCATGTCAGGGGGTGCCTCCGCACCCCCCGCAGGGCCGCCGATCACTGGTTCTTGATGTTCCACGGCATCTCGAAGCCGAACTTGTAGAGGTAGACCGCGCCGATCGCGGCCACGATCACCAGGCCGATCGACGTCAGGATGATGTTGCGCCGGCGCACCTTGGGATCGAGCGCCTTCTGGGCCGCCTCGGTCACCTTGCGCTTGGTCCAGCGCAGCACGAGCTGGGCCCAGACGAACTCGGTCGCCCAGATCGCCATGCCGCCGAAGATCACGACCCAGCCGGGTCCCGGCAGCGGAAGCATGATGATGCCCAGGACCACGACGGCCAGGCCGATGATGAAGATCCCGACCTGCCAGCTCAGGTGCAGCAGGCGGCGCGCCTTGACGAATTCCGGCGCTTTCGAGCCGAGCCCGTCCCCGCTCTGCGCCCCGCTCGTCTTCGACTCGTCCGCCGCCACGGCCACCTCGACCTGCTCGTCACTCCCCGTATTCATACGGCCAAACTTTACCCGAGGGAAACCGGTCACCGAAATGGTCGTACCTCGCGAACAGGGTCTCGGCCGGAAGAGTTACGTAAAGGCACGCAAAACACTCAGAGGGGTTTACAACGGCACCGTAGGTGGCATGTCGATTTCGCCGACGTGCGAATCCCCGAGCGCACACTGAGCGAAAGGCCCTGGCGCTTATGAACACCACGGTCAGCTGCGAGCTGCACCTGCGCCTCGTTGTGTCGAGCGAGTCCTCCCTGC
Above is a window of Streptomyces sp. NBC_00490 DNA encoding:
- a CDS encoding carbohydrate ABC transporter permease, with the protein product MTLVKEAPARPAKKRSAAPAAGRRGRRRENLVGYLFMSPWIAGFLVLTAGPMIASLYYAFTRYNLFTPPQWVGFDNFTTMFQDPRWQKSVEVTLKYVVVATPLKLLLALGVALLLAQKRRGQGLYRAAFYMPSLIGASVSVGFVWRALFSDDAIVDRTQKVFGMDVGGWIGNPDYVLYALVALSIWQFGAPMVIFLAGLKQVPQELYEAAEMDGAGPLRRFWNITLPMISPVLFFNVLLESIHAFQVFGSAYVVSNTQCGPADATLVYTCYLYQKGFKEAQMGFASAMAWTLVVAVALVTAVLFWSQKKWVHYEEAAK
- a CDS encoding ABC transporter substrate-binding protein, with the protein product MGTSKNVERRTILKVAGASAATIGLGATTACGGDSGSGDGTVTLRYAWWGGEPRTIAMKKAIAVFEKKNPKIKIKPEFTDYAAFWEKFQTQASGGNPPDVFQNAVGFLRKYDKRGILLDLKAQADAGNLDLENFRNGVLANGQVDAKQLGVPVGANTMALVIDLKAFKKAGVEAKMGWTWDEYFDALQTIQDKLKIAGDTGYFGIMYLYDLYLRQNGKAFFTDSDLGFTEDDLTQWWTDGYKRVKSGLVADPKKIEQVYPKSGLSAGLAASEFTWDNFSIRYEGEGESDYGLAPIPTTDGKQTGQYLGSLMLSAFSGTKHPKEAAQFISFMVHDPEVGKIMGYDRGILSTTEQYDAFQPTDAQNKGVKAYEEEVAKAGVLGKITPHPSGADVIEAAFLRIGGEVSQGKTKPADAAKALFSEAKAAFAG
- a CDS encoding TIGR02611 family protein translates to MNTGSDEQVEVAVAADESKTSGAQSGDGLGSKAPEFVKARRLLHLSWQVGIFIIGLAVVVLGIIMLPLPGPGWVVIFGGMAIWATEFVWAQLVLRWTKRKVTEAAQKALDPKVRRRNIILTSIGLVIVAAIGAVYLYKFGFEMPWNIKNQ
- a CDS encoding carbohydrate ABC transporter permease, which produces MTSVSTPVVRTADERKRTGSIAWHVGSLAVLAVVLYPVIWVLGASFKPSKDIIASIDLLPVKPVWENFSGLADGISGISISTFFTNSLMYAGLAVAGVVLSSSLTAYAFAKIRFAGRNLLFTMMIGTLLLPYHVLLIPQYVMFRKLELTDTLVPLVAGKFLATEAFFVFLMVQFMRGLPKELDEAAKLDGCGHLRTYWSIVLPLCRPALITSAIFTFINAWNDFMGPLIYLNTPDKYTVSLGLMMFRDQEGISNYGSMIAMSLVALVPVIAFFMAFQRYLIDGMATSGLK
- a CDS encoding exo-rhamnogalacturonan lyase family protein translates to MSPIPRRSILKAAAVAGAAAQFSWALGAKDAQAAPRAAEADDSPVTLDWLEDGGLGAAPGSTLGVPWPKGTYQEDQTFALTDADGTSVPVQSWPIAYWPDGSLKWTAHAVSSGNGKLTLAAGEAAVPDKKVTVDKSGGTITVSTGVIAAKIGKSGATLIKSVTRGSTEIAKNGKLVLIRQPEIEDEDQGAVRTERFDGAISEVTVEQDGPVRAVVRIDGKHRKGSRSWLPFSIRLYFYAGADSFRMVHTITFDGTQEPGKASGDFIRGIGVRFTVPMRDQSYDRHIRIGGDGTGLLREAVKGITGLRRDPGAAVQAAQYAGEKLPDPATWDQRVTTRLQYIPEWGDYTLSQLSADGFTLRKRTKKGHGWIGAGGGKRASGFGYVGGASGGLSFGLRDFWEKFPAQLDIRDAQTDEAEVTLWLWSPEAQPMDLRFYHDGMGQDTFAEQLEGLNITYEDYEPEFGTPYGIARTSELLFWANETTPAPAELAEQVEAVRVLPQLAAPPKQLIKAKVFGPGLYSEPDRSTPAKAKIEDHLDFLFTYYKDQVEQRRWYGFWDYGDIMHTYDTVRHQWRYDVGGYAWDNSELSPDLWLWFAYIRSGRADIFRFAEAMTRHTGEVDVYHLGKWAGLGTRHGVQHYADSAKQQRIANTTYRRYYYFLTADERVGDLMHANVDSDETFLVLDPIRKIRTEPYTPDRHALSIGFGTDWSGLVSAWLTEWERKGPKWEKAKARVLSTMETIAAQPNGFVQGTGLYDLDTGKFAVASAPVVGVSHLSAVFGLNELCAELIDLVDIPKFNEAYYDYCRYFNATKAEQAARYGSNFGSLLLFQGHSRLDAYAAVQTGDEKLAKRAWDKFYNSDGYKESAPWKTEKLSGPVALVPGSEAAWVSTNDTALYGLAAIENLALLGDKMPS